A window of Megalops cyprinoides isolate fMegCyp1 chromosome 13, fMegCyp1.pri, whole genome shotgun sequence genomic DNA:
AACATGGCATGTTGTTtaaatgtctgctaaattaaataaagtattGAACACAGTCATGACTAATTTAAAATGGACAAGAGGGCAAATGTTCTGTGCATTTAAGAACAGCATTAGGTCTTATTTagtattttgtttcatgtatGTGGATAATTTTAAGAGAAACAAAATTTGTGACTCAGTAAATATAGCTTATAAATTCAATGTTTCAGTAGTTACTCTAAACTGACTGCTGTACCCCCAgcatcaattttttttctgagattttgTGGAATATTACTTAGTGTTCTCTCAAAAGGTATGTAAACGTACATTAACATGTTTGCTGAATGCATGAATTTCACTAATGTGATTTATCcactttttcctcatttcataCTGCCTTATACAACTCAGTGCCTGTCTTTATGTTAAAAACCTTTTTGATTGAAAAGAGGATTGTTGtatgttttggtgtttttacagttaaaaacataatgtatatataatagtGATCCTCATAGTGATGATGAGGATGGTGTCATTGAGAAGAAATGATTGTCAATGCCTTACTGTACCCCCCTCTCTGGTGCTCATTGTGATCTGCTGTATGAAAAACTCCATAGTACAAGAAGGAATATGATcacaaattttaaatattgctctcacacactctgtaTTTGAATAGAaatattatttgcattcattcatatgttacagttgttaatattttataaaaaaagactaaaaatgacaagaatattttcaaaacttatcaaaaaaaaaaaacatcagactttaacaatgacattttattaGATTTGTTTGAAGAAAAGTCTATTTGATTTCCACCTTGTAAGTGTGGATATGCCAAATAGTGTGACttgtcatttgtttatttacaatatttataaatcTCCTAAATTCATTGACGCACTTTTCCCCATACCAGTACTGTTCTCTGGCTATGACTGTTACCCAGCTCATTGTAGTTTTAAATGTGATGATAGAACAAACAGCTTCCTCTCAACttctgaataaatgtttttctccATGTTAGGGCAGATTGAATGTAGATTGATTGGCCTCACTTAGTTTTAATTATTCACTGTAtgtgttattttgaaattaataaatgaacagaTGGTAAGCAGGCAGTAAACAGGTATCAAACGTTTTGTTAAGGTAATAACGAGGTAATTAACAAGACATTATTATGTGAGTTTAATACAGcattaattcaaaacaacaacTCTGAGAACTGATCCTACAATAATAGTTTCTAAACAAATTTCATGCCGTTAATAATGGTTCATGCCATTGGGTCGCTTTGTACCTGTTTACTAGCCATCAAAAATATTGCTAATAACGAATGATCAGATTGGGTACCTGTTTGTCAGCAGTTAACAGGCAGTGTTTGAACTAAGTGTGACTGAACTGTGTATCAACTGTGCCTGTTGTAGGAACTGGAAGAGGCGTGGCCATGTACCCGATTCACTGTTTCGGGCAACCCCCATGGCTTCAGTCCATGCGCCTCTCTTCTTCTTTGCATTTCATGGGTATGAAGTGAGATGATATGTTCTCCTTCCGGGTCTTTCTGCCCCTCAGTGGCCGGCCTTTCTGTGACAGCGCAATGAACATTTCTTTGCCATTCTGTTTAGTCCATTTTGCGGAGGAGTAAGCGTTGAAGTAGTTTTCTAGGAAAACCTCCTTGAAGTTGCAGTTTTCGTTGTAGGTCTTCTGCAATGAAAGACAGAGATGCCGTTACACTGTATGGCCTTGAAAGGAGTCACAGGGTGATAGCTTTAcagtgtgtaggtgtgtctgtgtcagtcatTTCACAATTGAAGTTTGTCACATGCTATGTGGTATTTACCTTCCCTTGCAGAACGCCAGTCCTGTTCATAGATATGTAATACTGGCTTTTCACCCCTTTAATGGCCAGCACACCCCCTTCAGAGACTGTCCGGATTTCGAGAATACCTGCAATAAATCACAATATCAGACACCAGGCCCTTGCTTAGCAACTATCTTCATTAGaggtgaaaaaggaaaaaaaaaacccaaacaggATGGGGCTGTTGCCGTGAATCTTTTCTGCGGTGCCTCTGGTTTCGTTCTAAAGTTGTTAAATGGTTTGGGTGGCCACTGCCGAAACCGCAGCTCATGCGACTGCACATATGGAGAGCAGATTAAGGAGCGCTCCCCGAGGGCGGAGGAAAAGGCTGCCCCCTTCCCATCTGCTTTGCACGCTATGTCCCGGATCTCGGGCCGGACCTCAAGTGCGTACACGGAGAGGCGCCGGGCGCACGGGTCGGCCCGACAATTTATTTCCAAACACGCACACTTTCAGCCTGACGTGCCGTGTACCGCGATCGTTTGGACAGACCAGGATGCGAAGCCTTCGGGGAATTCATCCTCGCGACAGGGAACCACGACGCTATtaatttacagtaataataacaatagtacGGACGTTAATGATGAGCTATGACTGTTACTTCCATAAAGTTTCCTTTAGTGTCATGTTCTTTGGCGAAGCGGTTAGAGATTAAGTTGTGCAACTGTGTGATTCATCAAGCTTCCCTTAAATGTTTGTAGTCATAAAAAGCTTGGCACTCTGAACTCATCTCCTTTTtcaatctttcaaaaaaaaatgtcctgctgCTCTCGAGGCCAGACCAGGCATCCCCTCCTTACAAAGCAAATGTTCTTTATTTCCCTCTTTGGTGGCTCTTGTATGAATTCATTTTGCTTCAGAGCATTTTTTTGTGGCTTCCTCCAAAGTTTTGAGTCCGAAGTCAGTCATTCAGTGATGTTTTGACTTGCGGTGGAGATAGAATTTCAAACTggagattaaaagaaaaaactttctCAAAACTCCAGtgctctgttttattttggcctttctaataaaaaaaaaaaccctaaaggGAATGCTTATTTAAACTGTATTATTGAATTATACAAACATATTGGAGTATGAAAAGTTgagaaaaagtaagaaaaagtatttaaaatctggtacattttatttctgtttatcaAAACCAATCATCTTCCCAGTTCAGATTGCCACGCTTATCATAGAGAACCTTTGGTGACCATCGGTGATAAAGTAAGACTCCAGTGTCAGGCTAATCTGTAAACATCTGATAATGAACCACTCTGCATTCCCACTGACCACTCATTGCACATTCATGATACGAGCTCAGAAATACAAGCACAACTTGCGAAAGTCATGAAATGCTGAGCGAGGCATCATGAATCATCATGAATATGTGGGTCATTTCAGTCCAGCTTCCTCATCTAAAGAAAATCAAGCTGAATTTAGTGTCGGAGAACTGTGTTGCATCATTGCTCTATTAG
This region includes:
- the fgf7 gene encoding fibroblast growth factor 7, with protein sequence MRIWMLKWNLPNLLSGLYLHMIFLVGSVCLACSDRTPEQLAAIMNCSKHERHTRNYDYMEGGDVRIRQLFSRTQWFLTIDEYGNINGTQDPTNCYSILEIRTVSEGGVLAIKGVKSQYYISMNRTGVLQGKKTYNENCNFKEVFLENYFNAYSSAKWTKQNGKEMFIALSQKGRPLRGRKTRKENISSHFIPMKCKEEERRMD